A region from the Paenibacillus humicola genome encodes:
- a CDS encoding zinc metallopeptidase, translating to MFFHPMDILIIPAFILSVWAQFRVRGTFNRWSEVSTYSGMTGYDAARRMLDANGLHDVPIEPVPGALTDHYDPIHRVVRLSEPVYYESSISAVSVACHEVGHAIQHKVHYPMLTLRHRIFPVVNIASGAAPFLLIAGFLFNMTGLIGLGILFFSCAVAFQLITLPVEFNASSRARALMVSEGFITNDEERGVAKVLNAAALTYVAAALISMLELLKYIMIFTQSREE from the coding sequence ATGTTTTTTCATCCGATGGACATCCTGATTATACCGGCGTTCATCTTGTCCGTATGGGCCCAGTTCCGCGTACGCGGCACCTTTAACCGCTGGTCCGAGGTGAGCACCTACAGCGGCATGACGGGTTACGATGCGGCAAGGCGGATGCTGGACGCGAACGGATTGCACGATGTGCCGATCGAGCCCGTCCCCGGCGCGCTGACCGACCACTACGACCCGATACACCGAGTCGTAAGGCTGTCGGAGCCCGTCTATTACGAAAGCTCGATTTCGGCCGTTTCCGTGGCTTGTCACGAGGTAGGGCACGCGATTCAGCATAAGGTGCATTATCCGATGCTAACGCTTCGCCACCGCATCTTCCCGGTCGTGAATATCGCGTCGGGCGCGGCGCCTTTCCTGCTGATCGCCGGCTTCCTGTTTAACATGACGGGGCTGATCGGTTTGGGGATTCTGTTCTTCTCCTGCGCGGTCGCTTTTCAGCTCATTACGCTGCCGGTTGAATTCAACGCCAGCAGCCGCGCTCGCGCCCTGATGGTTTCGGAGGGCTTCATTACGAACGACGAGGAACGAGGCGTGGCGAAGGTGCTTAACGCCGCCGCGCTGACCTATGTCGCCGCCGCTTTGATCTCGATGCTCGAGCTGCTTAAATATATCATGATCTTTACCCAAAGCCGGGAAGAGTAA
- a CDS encoding ammonium transporter has product MAFADDPSAATLNMGLNAIWVLVAGVLVLLMQGGFILLESGSTRMKNAGHVAGKTIFTLGLCSLVYWAVGYGFSFGTDNANSAISKFIGAGNFFFNPPMVAGEGESYPTTIFFIFQLAFASISLSIAWGGFAERAKLASYLVFTILFTAVIYPVIAHWIWGGGFLAKAGAQDYAGSTVVHLTGALAAFAATVLLKPRIGKFNKDGSANEILGHNQVFSALSVLLLWVGWFGFNAGSALSVGTGFFGYVAFNTQLGAAAGAVAAMLISWLVSGKAEIGTMLNGALAGLVAITASCAFVDPWAAVVIGLVAGVLVYFSAKFFEKIKVDDPIYAMSVHGAAGIWGTLANGIFATQKLAEQVGVGQGGLIDTGSWHQLGVQLESVVICGAYVLAASFILLGIMKAVMGFRVTEEQEIIGLDLSEHGSYGYPEQMKKAQNM; this is encoded by the coding sequence ATGGCGTTTGCGGACGATCCGTCCGCAGCAACGCTGAATATGGGGCTGAACGCGATTTGGGTGCTCGTTGCAGGCGTGCTTGTGCTTCTGATGCAGGGCGGCTTCATTCTGCTCGAATCCGGTTCGACGCGGATGAAAAACGCCGGTCACGTCGCCGGCAAGACTATTTTTACGCTGGGTCTTTGTTCCCTGGTATACTGGGCTGTAGGTTACGGTTTCTCGTTCGGCACGGATAATGCCAATTCGGCGATCAGCAAATTTATCGGCGCCGGCAACTTTTTCTTTAATCCGCCGATGGTCGCCGGTGAAGGCGAAAGCTACCCGACGACAATTTTCTTCATTTTCCAGCTTGCCTTTGCTTCGATTTCGCTCTCCATCGCATGGGGCGGTTTCGCGGAGCGCGCAAAGCTGGCTTCCTACCTGGTGTTCACGATTTTGTTCACGGCTGTCATTTATCCGGTCATCGCGCACTGGATTTGGGGCGGCGGTTTTCTGGCGAAAGCCGGCGCGCAGGATTACGCCGGTTCGACGGTCGTTCACTTGACGGGCGCGCTGGCGGCGTTTGCGGCGACGGTGCTGCTTAAACCGCGTATCGGTAAATTCAACAAAGACGGCTCGGCAAACGAAATTCTCGGCCATAACCAAGTATTCAGCGCACTGTCGGTTCTGCTGCTGTGGGTCGGCTGGTTCGGCTTTAACGCAGGCAGCGCGCTCAGCGTAGGCACCGGTTTCTTCGGCTATGTCGCGTTCAATACACAGCTCGGAGCGGCTGCCGGCGCGGTTGCGGCGATGCTCATTTCCTGGCTCGTTTCCGGCAAGGCCGAAATCGGCACGATGCTGAACGGCGCGCTCGCCGGTCTCGTCGCCATCACGGCATCCTGTGCGTTTGTCGATCCGTGGGCTGCGGTCGTCATCGGTCTTGTGGCAGGCGTGCTCGTTTATTTCAGCGCCAAGTTTTTCGAGAAAATCAAAGTCGACGATCCGATTTACGCGATGTCCGTTCACGGCGCGGCCGGTATTTGGGGAACGCTTGCCAACGGCATTTTCGCAACGCAAAAGCTGGCGGAGCAGGTCGGCGTCGGCCAAGGCGGCCTGATCGATACGGGCAGCTGGCACCAGCTCGGCGTTCAGCTCGAATCGGTCGTCATCTGCGGCGCATACGTGCTTGCGGCATCGTTCATCCTGCTCGGCATTATGAAGGCGGTCATGGGCTTCCGCGTGACGGAAGAACAGGAAATCATCGGTCTCGACTTGTCCGAGCACGGCTCCTACGGTTATCCGGAGCAAATGAAAAAAGCGCAAAACATGTAA
- a CDS encoding MerR family transcriptional regulator translates to MADKPLYRIGELSKKAGVSPRTIDFYTSLGLIEPETRSAKNYRLYSDETLLRLKRIEQMKQDKYSLDEIRAVISAWRKVSSQEQVSSKLTDFQLHLEQLQREVKELEPVLNQLKPQQAKHLFKRIVPQTAACVEALMLLLNKSGIM, encoded by the coding sequence TTGGCAGACAAACCATTGTATCGGATCGGCGAATTATCCAAAAAGGCCGGTGTCAGCCCTCGAACGATCGACTTTTACACTTCCCTTGGGCTGATCGAACCGGAGACCCGTTCAGCCAAAAATTATCGCCTCTACAGCGATGAAACCTTGCTTCGGCTCAAACGTATTGAACAAATGAAGCAGGACAAATATTCCTTGGACGAAATCCGCGCCGTCATCTCCGCTTGGCGGAAGGTTTCTTCTCAGGAGCAGGTGTCCAGCAAGCTCACGGACTTCCAGCTGCATCTGGAACAGCTGCAGCGCGAAGTGAAGGAGCTGGAGCCCGTTCTGAATCAGCTGAAGCCGCAGCAGGCGAAGCATCTGTTTAAGCGTATCGTGCCGCAAACGGCCGCCTGCGTCGAAGCGCTGATGCTGCTGCTGAACAAGAGCGGGATTATGTAG
- a CDS encoding M67 family metallopeptidase, whose product MPTYRTHDAGAGSDRRGRASITREALALMLADCRRRYPAEACGALACSRPDEGPLANRLPEGCVGPANAVYPIRNAALSSGKTFAFDPSDWIRTVYGIQKNRQSLAGIYHSHPRTEPVPSAADLAGLRYLKADSYWIISLANPAEPHIQAYRLQDGRLLPLMLAEVSV is encoded by the coding sequence ATGCCGACTTATAGAACGCATGACGCCGGAGCGGGATCGGATCGCCGCGGCCGGGCGAGCATCACCCGCGAAGCGCTCGCCCTGATGCTCGCCGACTGCCGGCGGCGTTATCCGGCTGAAGCGTGCGGCGCTCTGGCGTGCAGCAGACCGGATGAGGGGCCGCTTGCGAATCGTTTGCCGGAAGGCTGCGTCGGGCCGGCGAACGCCGTATATCCGATCCGTAACGCCGCGCTAAGCAGCGGCAAAACATTCGCTTTCGATCCGTCCGACTGGATCCGCACCGTTTACGGCATACAAAAAAACCGACAATCGCTTGCCGGCATTTATCATTCCCATCCGCGAACCGAACCGGTTCCTTCGGCGGCCGATTTGGCCGGGCTCCGGTACCTCAAGGCGGACAGCTATTGGATTATATCGCTGGCGAATCCGGCGGAACCGCACATTCAGGCTTATCGTTTGCAGGACGGAAGGCTCTTGCCGTTAATGCTTGCTGAGGTAAGCGTATAA
- a CDS encoding DUF294 nucleotidyltransferase-like domain-containing protein: MSDPVCAQLLPLIAAADDAASLRGLRDQFHEHLRTQLLRQPVEQLYTDLNEVHNALIRRAIALSESMLARSGLGTPPVPYAYLLFGSGGREEQTLSSDQDSGLVYADPGGEAKEQVAAYFQTLTETIVDMLQQLGYPPCEGNVLSSNPEWRMSLPAWKAKLNGWFAEPDWERVRYLLIVADCRLIYGEGRLFQALKDHFFSDMLKNPVIVRHMVNNTMRHKILIGVFGQLLKEQYGEDAGSVDIKYGAYIPMVNAIRLMAVQEELRETSTLSRIRGLLLKGKLSASDASSYARAFRLFLQLRLMATERDEGNLYGNNGKIHGSKLTKDIVEELKDGLRIGKRLQRRVEKETHGRL, translated from the coding sequence ATGAGCGATCCGGTTTGTGCGCAGCTCCTGCCGCTCATCGCTGCAGCCGATGATGCGGCGTCGCTGCGCGGATTGCGGGATCAATTCCACGAGCATTTACGCACACAGCTCCTCCGGCAGCCGGTCGAACAATTATATACGGATCTGAACGAGGTGCACAACGCTTTAATCAGGCGAGCGATTGCCTTATCAGAGTCGATGCTGGCACGGTCGGGACTTGGAACCCCGCCCGTGCCTTACGCATATTTGTTGTTCGGCAGCGGCGGCAGGGAGGAGCAGACGCTATCGAGCGATCAGGACAGCGGACTGGTATATGCCGATCCGGGCGGCGAAGCGAAGGAGCAGGTCGCCGCGTACTTTCAAACGTTGACGGAAACGATCGTCGATATGCTGCAGCAGCTTGGTTACCCGCCATGCGAGGGCAACGTGCTGAGCTCGAATCCGGAGTGGCGGATGTCGCTGCCGGCCTGGAAAGCGAAGCTGAACGGGTGGTTTGCGGAACCGGATTGGGAACGCGTCCGCTACCTGCTGATCGTGGCGGACTGCCGCCTCATTTACGGCGAGGGCCGGCTTTTTCAGGCGCTGAAGGACCACTTTTTCTCCGATATGCTCAAAAACCCGGTCATCGTACGCCATATGGTCAACAATACGATGCGCCACAAAATACTGATCGGCGTATTCGGCCAGCTGCTGAAGGAGCAGTACGGCGAGGACGCCGGCAGCGTGGATATTAAATACGGCGCTTATATTCCGATGGTGAATGCGATCCGGCTGATGGCCGTGCAGGAGGAGCTGCGGGAAACGTCGACGCTGTCGCGCATCCGCGGGCTTCTGCTCAAAGGGAAGCTGTCGGCGTCGGATGCCTCGTCGTATGCCCGCGCGTTCCGTTTGTTTCTGCAGCTTCGGCTCATGGCAACTGAACGGGATGAGGGGAACCTGTACGGGAACAACGGCAAAATTCACGGCAGCAAGCTGACCAAGGACATCGTCGAGGAGCTGAAGGATGGACTTCGAATCGGCAAAAGACTGCAGCGGCGGGTAGAGAAAGAAACGCACGGCAGGCTTTAG
- a CDS encoding 3'-5' exonuclease produces the protein MKEHKSVGRMWHLYKMGGITPAIASMLGAQNAQQMAFIRSMSKEQRKESILSQPLLDLEVVVFDLETTGFYPYNGDEILSIGAVTLKGDRLQDNRSFYSLVNPKRKVPKHITELTGITNDMVADAPDLMQALHDFMEFVGKRMLIAHASGHDKQFLNAALWRTSKVNLTHRVLDTMMVAKWLEPKREGYGLDELLQDSGIEITQRHHALEDSYMTAKLWLHYLKRITARNIFTLDDLYAYLSKH, from the coding sequence ATGAAGGAACATAAAAGCGTCGGACGGATGTGGCATTTGTATAAAATGGGCGGCATTACGCCCGCAATCGCTTCGATGCTCGGCGCTCAAAACGCGCAGCAGATGGCGTTCATCCGTTCGATGTCGAAGGAGCAGCGGAAGGAGTCGATTTTATCGCAGCCGCTGCTCGATCTGGAAGTTGTGGTATTCGATTTGGAGACGACGGGATTTTATCCTTACAACGGCGACGAAATTTTATCGATCGGCGCGGTGACGCTGAAGGGCGACCGGCTGCAGGATAACCGCTCGTTCTACAGCCTCGTCAATCCGAAGCGGAAGGTGCCCAAGCATATTACGGAGCTGACCGGCATTACGAACGATATGGTGGCGGACGCGCCGGACCTTATGCAGGCACTGCACGATTTTATGGAGTTTGTCGGAAAACGGATGCTCATCGCGCATGCGAGCGGTCACGACAAACAGTTCCTGAATGCCGCGCTGTGGCGTACGTCGAAGGTGAATCTGACGCATCGGGTACTTGATACGATGATGGTGGCCAAATGGCTCGAACCGAAACGGGAAGGCTATGGGCTGGATGAATTGCTGCAGGACAGCGGCATCGAGATTACACAGCGCCATCATGCGCTCGAGGATTCTTATATGACCGCGAAGCTGTGGCTGCATTACTTGAAGCGGATTACGGCCCGCAACATATTTACGCTGGACGATTTATACGCTTACCTCAGCAAGCATTAA